TAAAAGTCTCTTAAagccataaaaaaaatccgaagTTTACAGCAAAGCGGGAAACACGTGTTATACATTTTCCACTGAATAACTTTATCAAACCGGTTGCAAACAATATTCTACGACTACATTTCGGATTCAGATTTGATTTTCGACCTTCTATTGAAATTCAAATATCTGCGCTCGGATTGTTGTGGATACTATGGGGACATGTAGTGTAAATATGGTTCGCTGTAAAGAGTTAGGTTTACAATaacattttattcataatcggCACTGGAATATGTCTTCCCTATCTATATATCCTACCGAACCACCCAGTTATCAGCAACGTTAAAAGTAAAATCTTATATTATTACATACTTTTAACATTCAACtgtttttaaactattttattcCAAAATTATTGgcttataaaacaataataaataaacaaccacGTCATTGCTCGAATTTTAGTCAAGAAAAGAAATTATCAACCCATTTAAAAATTAcacttttgttttaattcatcACCCACAAACCCTATTGTTTATATAACCTAGTTATTCGCTTTAGAAAGGGGAATACCATGTTCGTCTATTTCTACAGATGGCACTAATGGAGGCTTAAATCCTCCGTATTCAATGCGTAGACTCTTGCCATAGCTAGGGCTTCGCCGGAATTTTACATCACTCTTTACTGCCCAATGGTCGTCTAGCAGTGGGGTAGGACCTACGTAGTCATCCTTCACAATTGGTTCGTGGGGAATGTAACCAAAATTTCCTGCaacaattgttattattattgttattgcaaTTATTGTTACTTCCATAACATACCAGCATAGGCATCTCCATTGAAAGCTATTCCAAAGGGGGGATTTGATTTTTCGTGGAAAAAATGTGCTTGTGCATTCAAATGATTCCCATCAACTATGACCGGAATCGATGCAGACGCTCCGTAGTGCAAATCATTTTTTGGATACCGAAGGTTTGGTTGAAAAACATACTTTCCCGGTGATTCTACAATGACTTTTGAAGGATGTTGAgcctttggaaaaaaattatctacgaaatgtttcttcttttgtgtCAGAAACTTTCCAATGTCGAAATGCTCATGATGAACCGTTTTTATAATAGAATGTGTTGGTTTGAGCTCATGGATAGGTAGCGTTATGTATTTTTCTACAGGATATGGTATAGGTATACCAACAGGAATCTCCACTGGATAGTGTACTGGAACTTGTACGGGAACTTGCACTGGATAAGGCCGATCAACTATCTTCTCCACTATTTTTTCCACTGGATAAGGACGATCAATAATTTTCTCCACCGGATAAGGTACAGGACGATCGACAATCTTTTCTACGACCTTTTCAAATGCCACTGGCACTGGGACCTGAACGTGTTTTTCAACAACACGTTCTACTTCTACTGGACGATCGACAATCTTTTCGATTACCTTTTCTACCGGAACTTCTACTGGAATTGGACGATCAACAATCTTCTCTACAGGATAAGGACGATCAACATAACGTGCCACCTCGACAGTTACAGGCTTTTCTACAATTTTCTCTACTGGTACCGGCCGGTCCACGACGTGTGTCACTGGATAAGGGACATTGACTTGCTGTGTCACTATTTTCTCTACCGGTATCGGTTTTTCAACTATCTTTTCCACTGGTATATGTACCTGATGCTCGATTGGGATTGGCCGATCTACGTACCGTGTATGATAGACAGGCTTCTCCACAATTCTATCGACCGGTACAGGCACTGGCTTTTCGATGTATACTGGTTGTTTGACGATctgttgtacttttttttctacatatACGGGCTGTTTTACTATCCTTTCGATTggtttttcaataaaaaccgGTTGCTTCACAATTCGGTCGATTGGCTTCTCTACGTACACTGGTTGCTTTataattttggtttttgtacCATACTGATGTACATTTGGAGTCTCCTGGCTTACTAATATATTCTTTATATTTACACTTTTTTGTACTTCAACGACTGTTTGCTCCTTGAACTTTGTATCACCATCTAGACAATCGTCAACTGGATGGGATTTATCTGCATTGGACAAACGTAAGCCAGCCTGAATTGGGGCCAAATATCTGGATGACACGGGTTTTGGCGCAACAGTAACAACGGTTGGAGTATTTCTTAGTGTCGTTAAAACAAGTACTTTGGGTGTTTCTGTTGTTTGTGTACGCCGCAAATGCGCCGTAGTTGATCCACGTAGTCTTGTAACTGTTACTGGATTGATTGTGGTAACTTCCTGTTTGGTAATGAGAATTCCCTCATCCTTGCTGCTGTCATCACATGGTTCGGCCGGCTTGCTAGCCAAAATTGTGGTTTCTTTCAAATATTGTCCATTGTTGTGATCTGCTGATTCACCAAGAATTTCTACATTGATTTGCTTTCCATACgatctgttgttgttgagttgACGGCTCGGGATATCGCTCGACTCTGCTCCATCGCTATCACTGACTATGATAGGCTGATCGaaactttcctttttctcCGTGTACTGACTTTCACTGGGAACACTATCAGCCGTTTTGGAATAAAGCTCTGAAACATTTTGCGCATGTTCTGTGATACCCTCTTGTGCGTTATTGATATCTACCACATCTTCATTGCTTACTAAATTCTGGGTGCTTGAAACTAATTTCTTGATGCCAGAATCGTCGATATATGTATTTTCAGACTCGTTCGGTATTTCCTGATTTCCTACTACCGGCTGAACTAGCGTAACTAGTTGGATAGGAACTGCATTCGAACTGTATGCAACCGTTCCTGACAGAGCATCGTTGTTTTGGATACTATATCTGAAAGTTAGTGAAGAATAATATATTGTATAAGTGTCTGCAGAATTTGTTGCTAATTTTAAAGGTGCAATTCTTAAACTTTCTTACCCTTGTACGTATTGCGATCCTTGATGATCAGCGATATTGTCTGTatagtaaacaaaataattactGTTCGGTGAATTGTTAACGAGATGTTGATACCGCACTACTCCATGAGGTTGAAATCCCTAAAAATACAAGTATTATAAACAGTACCCTAATAAAGAATCTATTGCTGCTTGATAGCACATAATTTCTCACCTTTTCTTCAGGTGCAATTGTTGACAAAAAGGAACGCTCTGATTGATGCTGTTGTAAAGAAATTACATCATTTTGATTATGTCCGTTGATATCAGAGTTCTCCGCATGGATCTGTATCCGTAAGATGAATGTAAAAAACAATGCTAGTGGCACCAGCATtctgtttatttcaaatttaaactgcaaagaaaaaaaatagattattAGTGAAAGTTGACCTTACACCTTGTTAAGGATTGAGATAGGATCGATCTGAAGTGACCAAACGAAGTTTGTTAACAGCACTCAAGAGCGAACCCGAACGGGAATAGAATTAAGAATAGCGATTAAGACAAAAGGAGAAATATAGATTAGTATTGCTTTAGAACCGAACCAAATCGAGCGCCAATCTAAATCTTAGCTTACAATTTTCGTTGACACACCTTATGTTAAAACCTGTACCATCAATTACCATGAATACAACAACATCCAATTTTTTTACATCTagtcatttttttaattgtaattgtaaGTATTCAGGAATATGCGGTACAACCTTGGGATtaccaaaataaataaaattacgaCTCAAAGAGTAACTTGTTCCTTTTGAACTGGAATCAAAAGGTTAGTATACCAGTATCGTCGGAACATCTCTGAAATTCTTCAATGAAAGCTTACCTtaacaaaccaaaaatttcaatATTCACTGGTTTCTTTGTCTTGCTATCCacatttgattttgttgtatGCAGTATGCAATATTACGGAAAAGCAATGCAATACTTTAATAGAAGAACCTTTGAAATAGTATTACATAGTCATACTGTgttaatcaataaaataacTTAAAGTAAAAACGTGGCAACGACGAAAACCATTGAACTCGAGATACTTAACGCTAATCCGTTTAAGTTTGATTTTCATCTCTCAAAATTGTTCTTCAAAAGGCTCGGATATCCGGACTAGATTGCTTTGTAAAGAGAATCAATTTTTATCACAGTTTTTAAGTAAAATGTCAGTTTTTCAGACGACACCAAAGATACCCTTTTTCAATGGAGCAGAATTGCACATActatttgtttacaaaacaCTCGTGCAAATATTGCAAGAAAGTTAGGCATAACGAGAGCTCATGTGGCTGTTATGCATATAAATGTACGTTATTTGGTAAAGCGTTTGATTATTTAAAGAAACCCAATTTAACGGTTATTTCCATCAACCAAATAAGGACTGCATTTCAACAAAAGTATCGTTCTTATTCATCGATGATCTGAAATTACTCTACAGTTCTATACAATATAAGATATCACGATCACTTCTATAAATAAATCGGACACTCGAATCTTGCTAGGGAAACTTGGATCACCTTTGTTACATACTACCATAGGAAGTGCGACGAGCGCAGCTTTTCAAATGCTTGATCTGTCAGCCGTCCAGTTTTAAAGTTTAATCAAAGCATGCGAATGTTATGTGATAAACAATTACCGAAATCTGTTCAGTTTGCAATGAATCTATCTTTTCGATACATGCAACGTGTCATGTTCCTCAATCTGTAATCAAGTTGATTCGGAACATAATTACGTAATTCAGGAATATCAAAACAGATTCCCCAACCATGGCCATGTTCACTATAACACTGTATTCAAGAAATCTGTGATCTGGTAGTAATTGTATATTAATTTTCACACCCTCTTTATAATCATTGTAGCGAAAGCCTTCAAAGTTTCGGGCCTTCCGATTTCGATTTAGGGAGTTTACGATTTTACTTGACGACATAGACCCTCAATCATTTGCGCCATTTGGAATCAGCTGAATTGAAGCAAAGCAGACTGTCACTTTTGCAACGCTTTTGCATAGTAAACGTTTCATGATGGTTTAGCCCGGTCCATAGACTAACAACTACCACCACAGATTCCGCTTGTCTGAAGCTTGCGCATATTCCGTATTCCCTTAGAATACGCTTTTATGATATGGAATCCTACAAGAATCCTAGAAAGCTAAGTACATAGGTATTTCACAGGATAATTTTTTGTAACATTCTGGTTTTCGATTATGACTCAATGCCCTCATATGACGTTCGATGCCAACAGGTTGGTCTAAAATCACTGGAAAGTGGACGAGACTGAGTTCATTTAAactgatttaaatttaaattgatggGTTGTTTCTGGGCGTTTCCGTTGTGCTTTCCTGTGCACACACTTCCCGGGGAGTCTCCAAATGTTTCTCTCAGCATACTAAATACGGCTAAAATGACCTGAGACACTTCAACAGCGTAATGATTTGTTTGTAATATGAATCAACTATTAATACCGATGCTACTTCTTTTTTCGGTTTGATCATAGAATTTTCGACACAATTGTAGCGATAGTTCGCATTTCGTTTTTCTGACCATCTGATAATGAACAAACCATGAACAAAACGCGCATGGTGCAGTGCATATTGAAACATATGTAAACTTGTaccaatcaaataaaaaaggccATGGTCTCCAGGACTCTTGGAAATTCTGTATCTTGATAATTGTCATAGTAGATACAAGCTTTTAAATGTCGCAAATCAAGTCAAATTATCCTGATTCAAAACTAAAACTTGTACCAATCTACTCCTTCTTTATGAAGATCTCCAAGAACACTCAGGGTGCCATCCTTATCAGAACCATTCATTAAACGATGGAAGTAAGTTTTGTGTCCGTATGGTTTTAGTATGGTATAGTATGAATAGTATGAACACCAATGAACATACATTGCTCCTGGTTCCACTTTTAAATAATACTGGCGAATTCGAGTAACAACACAGAGAGAGAAGAAGATAGATGTACACCACGAAGAAAGAGAGTTTAGTTTAGAGTTTTATAGTGAGGAAACATCCGAAGGGGTatggatttttcttttatatttaccaaattatatattttattagatatattttatataacaaaatattacatttcCAGCTATATTTTTGTTCACCAAAAGCTAAGggattgtatttgtttaccgATATCGCCGAGTCAAATACGTCGTTACTACAGCTACAGTCATTAACGCCATAAATGCAATTGGACAAATTGTTATAATTTACCATGTGTTTTACATATACCTAACGTCTACATGCAACTAAACAGTAATTCGATCACCAAATCTTTAACATTTAGATTTACGTTTACGATATTAAAACGATATTACCAGGACACAAGGTTCAGATAAAAATATAGCAAAACGCATTTTTAAACCAAGGTAATCCCCATGCAGATATTGTCTTTCAGAAGCTCGCTACTcttaaatgaaaacataaaatattacTTAAGTAAACGTCACAGCAGAAAAACTATCACATACGTTATGGGAAAAGAGATTTGCTCAATCCCGTACTCTTTAGACGATCGCCAGTTAAACGCACAACGACTTTGCGTAAAATAGCTTATCTTGAGAGAAAAACAGGAAGAGAAACCTGCTGGATTCGGAATCAGCTAAATGAAAGCTAAATAAAACCACTTCACGTGACCGGTTTGGGAAAACT
The Anopheles moucheti chromosome 2, idAnoMoucSN_F20_07, whole genome shotgun sequence genome window above contains:
- the LOC128298443 gene encoding uncharacterized protein LOC128298443, coding for MLVPLALFFTFILRIQIHAENSDINGHNQNDVISLQQHQSERSFLSTIAPEEKGFQPHGVVRYQHLVNNSPNSNYFVYYTDNIADHQGSQYVQGYSIQNNDALSGTVAYSSNAVPIQLVTLVQPVVGNQEIPNESENTYIDDSGIKKLVSSTQNLVSNEDVVDINNAQEGITEHAQNVSELYSKTADSVPSESQYTEKKESFDQPIIVSDSDGAESSDIPSRQLNNNRSYGKQINVEILGESADHNNGQYLKETTILASKPAEPCDDSSKDEGILITKQEVTTINPVTVTRLRGSTTAHLRRTQTTETPKVLVLTTLRNTPTVVTVAPKPVSSRYLAPIQAGLRLSNADKSHPVDDCLDGDTKFKEQTVVEVQKSVNIKNILVSQETPNVHQYGTKTKIIKQPVYVEKPIDRIVKQPVFIEKPIERIVKQPVYVEKKVQQIVKQPVYIEKPVPVPVDRIVEKPVYHTRYVDRPIPIEHQVHIPVEKIVEKPIPVEKIVTQQVNVPYPVTHVVDRPVPVEKIVEKPVTVEVARYVDRPYPVEKIVDRPIPVEVPVEKVIEKIVDRPVEVERVVEKHVQVPVPVAFEKVVEKIVDRPVPYPVEKIIDRPYPVEKIVEKIVDRPYPVQVPVQVPVHYPVEIPVGIPIPYPVEKYITLPIHELKPTHSIIKTVHHEHFDIGKFLTQKKKHFVDNFFPKAQHPSKVIVESPGKYVFQPNLRYPKNDLHYGASASIPVIVDGNHLNAQAHFFHEKSNPPFGIAFNGDAYAGNFGYIPHEPIVKDDYVGPTPLLDDHWAVKSDVKFRRSPSYGKSLRIEYGGFKPPLVPSVEIDEHGIPLSKANN